The Aureispira anguillae genome contains a region encoding:
- a CDS encoding ATG16 family protein, which translates to MTDRERLENLRFFFKKNKTEFSKILGYTTSQSYTNYLSGSNNLSMKMVKTLKEHDPRINIDWILSGQGEMLLSNAPQNTTTTTEQAENSRIELLKKEIQHLNEKLKDKEERLKDKDKLIAILEKSLEGKQK; encoded by the coding sequence ATGACTGATAGAGAGAGACTTGAAAACCTTAGGTTTTTTTTTAAAAAAAATAAAACAGAGTTTTCTAAAATTCTAGGCTATACCACTTCTCAGAGTTACACAAATTACCTTAGTGGCAGTAATAACCTATCCATGAAGATGGTCAAGACTTTAAAAGAACATGATCCTAGAATCAATATAGATTGGATTTTATCTGGTCAAGGAGAAATGTTACTGTCCAATGCGCCTCAAAACACAACTACAACTACAGAACAAGCAGAAAACAGTAGGATTGAGTTATTAAAAAAAGAGATTCAACACCTTAACGAGAAACTAAAAGACAAAGAGGAACGCTTAAAAGACAAAGATAAACTCATTGCTATTTTAGAAAAAAGCTTAGAAGGAAAACAAAAATAA